One genomic segment of Oncorhynchus keta strain PuntledgeMale-10-30-2019 unplaced genomic scaffold, Oket_V2 Un_scaffold_938_pilon_pilon, whole genome shotgun sequence includes these proteins:
- the LOC118363201 gene encoding guanine nucleotide exchange factor DBS-like isoform X4 gives MQQESDRLFAADIDPDLRKRFAFLSGGRAENGSPIIVFPEFPAFDELQEEEFHNVLTYLTSVPSVTASGVGFILVIDRRQDRWTAVKGTLLRIAGSFPVHLQLVLVLRPSTLFQRTLSDIFFKFNRDEFKMKVPVVMLSSVTELHAYIDRTQLPQELGGTQDYCHDTWISHRTAIEAFALMVKTTAQTLQSFGTELAETELPNDAQATSNLLATHTEKKGQMKEDLCVALGQGGRLLESINEPLQREPDYTMNQDELENLATVQRLLGQLDETETAFDDFWERHQTKLEQCLQLRHFEYYFREVRAQLDVVSERVEAFSEVGISPAHAEHILRELNSQEEKACDVLDWALSLAAEGDGLIESAHYAEDSILPKCSELRAVCDEVTSFLKTKKVLLLRAMELHHCLEKASRWCEEGIYLLASQPVDRCQSQDGAEAALQELEKYLDTAAQHQITDLNAIWRDYDSILNPELREQVEKVFQKQVSMQEMFEKRRVSLKKLAAKQTRPVQPVAPRPEAIIKFPMSPPAHRSQETRNAEDNILNVEHCRIVEVQVQNGGSRHGSLSEEEENLAVLRRHVMNELLETERAYVEELLCVLQGYAAEMDNPAMAHLLPSALLNRKDVLFGNMPEIYQFHKRTFLRELETYTDVPELVGRCFLERMGDLQIYEKYCQNKPRSESLWRQCSDCAFFQECQRKLEHKLGLDSYLLKPVQRITKYQLILKELLKYSKGCEGSEDLQEALSSILGILKAVNDSMHLIAITGYEGSLTELGRLLMQGSFSVWTEHKKGHAKVKDLARFKPMQRHLFLHEKALLFCKRREENGEGYEKAPSYSFKHSLNMSAVGITESAKGDNKKFEIWCNSREEVFIVQAATPEIKTSWLNEIRKVLTGQLKACRESSQKKASDTMSPSPTSNSPPICLSPFRNCQKSVKKGEEKKTDAVNSDPNSPSSPKHKEPGQTPHITLSRAKWLSTSSLLQAKRRGWNKASFSMDVPEVHDGYSSAEDPMNSDPEDEGGRKLAVGDRFTVVADYEKEKGGPQDLSVKSGDMVQLIKEGDDGQWFVRNLGSNKDGWVAAANLLTLITESKSSQSLCSSEGSVTGNLNTSSSCSETYTSFSDIKP, from the exons GGCTCATTCCCAGTGCATTTACAGCTGGTTCTGGTCTTGCGGCCCTCCACCTTATTCCAGCGGACGCTCTCCGACATCTTCTTCAAGTTCAACAGGGATGAGTTCAAGATGAAGGTGCCG GTGGTGATGCTGAGCTCTGTGACTGAGCTCCATGCCTACATCGACCGGACTCAGCTGCCCCAGGAGCTGGGAGGAACCCAGGATTACTGCCATGATACCTGGATCTCACACCGCACC GCTATCGAGGCCTTTGCTCTGATGGTGAAGACCACGGCTCAGACCCTGCAGTCGTTTGGGACGGAGCTGGCCGAGACCGAGCTACCCAACGACGCCCAGGCCACGTCCAACCTGCTGGCCACACACACCGAGAAGAAGGGACAGATGAAG gaGGACCTGTGTGTGGCCCTGGGCCAGGGGGGCCGGCTCCTGGAGAGCATCAACGAGCCCCTGCAGAGAGAACCCGACTATACAATGAACCAGGACGAGCTGGAAAACCTGGCCACCGTGCAGAG ACTGCTGGGCCAGCTggatgagacagagacagcgtTTGATGATTTCTGGGAGAGACACCAGACCAAGCTGGAACAGTGTCTGCAGCTCCGCCATTTTGAATACTACTTCCGTGAG GTGCGTGCCCAGCTGGATGTGGTGTCAGAGCGGGTAGAGGCGTTCTCGGAGGTTGGCATCAGTCCCGCCCATGCAGAACACATCCTACGAGAACTCAACAGCCAGGAGGAGAAAGCCTgc gatgtGTTGGACTGGGCTCTGTCCCTGGCCGCTGAGGGGGATGGGCTGATTGAGAGTGCTCACTATGCTGAGGACTCCATCCTGCCTAAGTGCAGTGAGCTGAGGGCCGTGTGTGATGAGGTCACCTCCTTCCTCAAGACAAAGAAGGTCCTCCTCCTGAGGGCCATGGAGCTGCACCACTGTCTGGAGAAG gCATCGAGGTGGTGTGAGGAAGGGATCTACCTCCTTGCCTCCCAGCCTGTAGATAGATGTCAGTCTCAGGACGGGGCGGAGGCCGCACTGCAGGAGCTGGAGAAGTACCTGGACACGGCCGCCCAACACCAGATCACCGACCTCAACGCCATCTGGAGGGACTATGACTCCATCCTCAATCCAGAGCTCAGG gaGCAGGTAGAGAAGGTGTTTCAAAAGCAGGTGTCCATGCAGGAGATGTTTGAGAAGAGGAGGGTCAGTCTGAAGAAGCTGGCAGCCAAACAGACACGGCCCGTCCAACCAGTGGCTCCCAGGCCTGAAGCCATCATCAAGTTCCCCATGTCCCCTCCTG CTCACAGGAGTCAAGAGACGAGGAATGCAGAGGACAACATCTTGAACGTAGAACACTGCAGAATAGTGGAGGTCCAGGTGCAGAACGGCGGCAGCAGACACGGCTCTctgtctgaggaggaggagaacctgGCTGTGCTCCGACG ACATGTAATGAACGAGCTGTTGGAGACTGAGAGGGCGTATGTAGAGGAGCTACTCTGTGTACTGCAG GGTTATGCTGCAGAGATGGACAACCCAGCCATGGCTCACCTCCTCCCCAGTGCGCTGCTCAACAGGAAGGATGTCCTGTTTGGCAACATGCCAGAGATCTACCAGTTCCACAAGAG gacaTTCCTCAGGGAGCTGGAGACCTACACAGACGTCCCTGAGCTGGTGGGACGCTGTTTCCTGGAGAGAATGGGCGACCTGCAGATCTATGAGAAGTACTGTCAGAACAAACCTCGCTCCGAGAGCTTGTGGAGACAGTGCTCCGACTGCGCCTTCTTCCAG GAGTGCCAGAGAAAGTTGGAACACAAACTGGGGTTGGACTCGTACCTCCTCAAGCCAGTCCAGAGGATAACCAAATACCAGCTGATACTGAAGGAGTTACTGAAGTACAGTAAGGGCTGTGAGGGTTCAGAGGACCTGCAGGAGGCGCTGTCCTCCATCCTGGGGATCCTGAAGGCCGTCAACGACTCCATGCACCTCATCGCCATCACAGGATATGAG GGGAGCCTGACGGAGTTGGGCAGGCTGCTGATGCAGGGGTCCTTCAGCGTGTGGACGGAACACAAGAAAGGTCACGCTAAGGTCAAGGACCTGGCCCGCTTCAAGCCCATGCAGAGACACCTGTTCCTGCATGAAAAAGCCCTGCTCTTCTGTAAGAGACGGGAGGAGAATGGGGAAGGTTACGAGAAAGCCCCGTCCTACAGCTTTAAACACTCCCTCAAC ATGAGTGCGGTGGGCATCACAGAGAGCGCCAAGGGTGACAACAAGAAGTTTGAGATCTGGTGTAATTCCAGAGAGGAGGTGTTTATCGTCCAGGCTGCGACACCTGAGATCAAAACATCTTGGTTGAACGAGATCAGGAAGGTTCTGACTGGCCAGCTGAAGGCTTGCAGGG AATCTAGTCAAAAGAAGGCGTCAGACACAATGTCTCCCAGTCCAACCAGCAACAGCCCACCTATCTGTCTCAG TCCATTTAGGAACTGTCAGAAGAGCGtgaagaagggagaagagaagaagacagaTGCTGTCAACTCTGACCCcaactccccctcctccccaaaACACAAAG AGCCTGGTCAGACTCCTCACATCACTCTGAGCAGGGCCAAGTGGCTCAGCACCTCTAGTCTCTTACAGGCCAAAAGGAGAG GTTGGAACAAGGCCTCTTTCTCAATGGACGTGCCAGAAGTGCATGATGGGTACTCCAGCGCCGAGGACCCCATGAACTCTGACCCTGAGGATGAGGGAGGCAGGAAGCTG GCTGTCGGCGACAGGTTCACAGTGGTGGCGGACTAtgagaaggagaaaggagggcCTCAGGACCTGTCAGTAAAGAGTGGAGACATGGTGCAGCTCATTAAAGAGGGAGATGACGGACAGTGGTTTGTTAGAAACTTGGGGAGCAACAAAGATGGCTGGGTAGCAGCAGCCAACCTTCTCACCCTCATCACAGAGTCCAAGTCCTCGCAGTCCCTCTGCAGCTCAG aggGCAGTGTAACTGGCAACCTCAACACCTCCTCCAGCTGCAGTGAAACCTACACAAGTTTCTCTGACATCAAGCCCTAA
- the LOC118363201 gene encoding guanine nucleotide exchange factor DBS-like isoform X6 — protein sequence MKVPVVMLSSVTELHAYIDRTQLPQELGGTQDYCHDTWISHRTAIEAFALMVKTTAQTLQSFGTELAETELPNDAQATSNLLATHTEKKGQMKEDLCVALGQGGRLLESINEPLQREPDYTMNQDELENLATVQRLLGQLDETETAFDDFWERHQTKLEQCLQLRHFEYYFREVRAQLDVVSERVEAFSEVGISPAHAEHILRELNSQEEKACDVLDWALSLAAEGDGLIESAHYAEDSILPKCSELRAVCDEVTSFLKTKKVLLLRAMELHHCLEKASRWCEEGIYLLASQPVDRCQSQDGAEAALQELEKYLDTAAQHQITDLNAIWRDYDSILNPELREQVEKVFQKQVSMQEMFEKRRVSLKKLAAKQTRPVQPVAPRPEAIIKFPMSPPAHRSQETRNAEDNILNVEHCRIVEVQVQNGGSRHGSLSEEEENLAVLRRHVMNELLETERAYVEELLCVLQGYAAEMDNPAMAHLLPSALLNRKDVLFGNMPEIYQFHKRTFLRELETYTDVPELVGRCFLERMGDLQIYEKYCQNKPRSESLWRQCSDCAFFQECQRKLEHKLGLDSYLLKPVQRITKYQLILKELLKYSKGCEGSEDLQEALSSILGILKAVNDSMHLIAITGYEGSLTELGRLLMQGSFSVWTEHKKGHAKVKDLARFKPMQRHLFLHEKALLFCKRREENGEGYEKAPSYSFKHSLNMSAVGITESAKGDNKKFEIWCNSREEVFIVQAATPEIKTSWLNEIRKVLTGQLKACRESSQKKASDTMSPSPTSNSPPICLSPFRNCQKSVKKGEEKKTDAVNSDPNSPSSPKHKEETVTSPTTDRASVAKKRFTLQGFSNLKSQKGSPLSPDHKAKSHEIKSDPTPFGCRGWNKASFSMDVPEVHDGYSSAEDPMNSDPEDEGGRKLAVGDRFTVVADYEKEKGGPQDLSVKSGDMVQLIKEGDDGQWFVRNLGSNKDGWVAAANLLTLITESKSSQSLCSSEGSVTGNLNTSSSCSETYTSFSDIKP from the exons ATGAAGGTGCCG GTGGTGATGCTGAGCTCTGTGACTGAGCTCCATGCCTACATCGACCGGACTCAGCTGCCCCAGGAGCTGGGAGGAACCCAGGATTACTGCCATGATACCTGGATCTCACACCGCACC GCTATCGAGGCCTTTGCTCTGATGGTGAAGACCACGGCTCAGACCCTGCAGTCGTTTGGGACGGAGCTGGCCGAGACCGAGCTACCCAACGACGCCCAGGCCACGTCCAACCTGCTGGCCACACACACCGAGAAGAAGGGACAGATGAAG gaGGACCTGTGTGTGGCCCTGGGCCAGGGGGGCCGGCTCCTGGAGAGCATCAACGAGCCCCTGCAGAGAGAACCCGACTATACAATGAACCAGGACGAGCTGGAAAACCTGGCCACCGTGCAGAG ACTGCTGGGCCAGCTggatgagacagagacagcgtTTGATGATTTCTGGGAGAGACACCAGACCAAGCTGGAACAGTGTCTGCAGCTCCGCCATTTTGAATACTACTTCCGTGAG GTGCGTGCCCAGCTGGATGTGGTGTCAGAGCGGGTAGAGGCGTTCTCGGAGGTTGGCATCAGTCCCGCCCATGCAGAACACATCCTACGAGAACTCAACAGCCAGGAGGAGAAAGCCTgc gatgtGTTGGACTGGGCTCTGTCCCTGGCCGCTGAGGGGGATGGGCTGATTGAGAGTGCTCACTATGCTGAGGACTCCATCCTGCCTAAGTGCAGTGAGCTGAGGGCCGTGTGTGATGAGGTCACCTCCTTCCTCAAGACAAAGAAGGTCCTCCTCCTGAGGGCCATGGAGCTGCACCACTGTCTGGAGAAG gCATCGAGGTGGTGTGAGGAAGGGATCTACCTCCTTGCCTCCCAGCCTGTAGATAGATGTCAGTCTCAGGACGGGGCGGAGGCCGCACTGCAGGAGCTGGAGAAGTACCTGGACACGGCCGCCCAACACCAGATCACCGACCTCAACGCCATCTGGAGGGACTATGACTCCATCCTCAATCCAGAGCTCAGG gaGCAGGTAGAGAAGGTGTTTCAAAAGCAGGTGTCCATGCAGGAGATGTTTGAGAAGAGGAGGGTCAGTCTGAAGAAGCTGGCAGCCAAACAGACACGGCCCGTCCAACCAGTGGCTCCCAGGCCTGAAGCCATCATCAAGTTCCCCATGTCCCCTCCTG CTCACAGGAGTCAAGAGACGAGGAATGCAGAGGACAACATCTTGAACGTAGAACACTGCAGAATAGTGGAGGTCCAGGTGCAGAACGGCGGCAGCAGACACGGCTCTctgtctgaggaggaggagaacctgGCTGTGCTCCGACG ACATGTAATGAACGAGCTGTTGGAGACTGAGAGGGCGTATGTAGAGGAGCTACTCTGTGTACTGCAG GGTTATGCTGCAGAGATGGACAACCCAGCCATGGCTCACCTCCTCCCCAGTGCGCTGCTCAACAGGAAGGATGTCCTGTTTGGCAACATGCCAGAGATCTACCAGTTCCACAAGAG gacaTTCCTCAGGGAGCTGGAGACCTACACAGACGTCCCTGAGCTGGTGGGACGCTGTTTCCTGGAGAGAATGGGCGACCTGCAGATCTATGAGAAGTACTGTCAGAACAAACCTCGCTCCGAGAGCTTGTGGAGACAGTGCTCCGACTGCGCCTTCTTCCAG GAGTGCCAGAGAAAGTTGGAACACAAACTGGGGTTGGACTCGTACCTCCTCAAGCCAGTCCAGAGGATAACCAAATACCAGCTGATACTGAAGGAGTTACTGAAGTACAGTAAGGGCTGTGAGGGTTCAGAGGACCTGCAGGAGGCGCTGTCCTCCATCCTGGGGATCCTGAAGGCCGTCAACGACTCCATGCACCTCATCGCCATCACAGGATATGAG GGGAGCCTGACGGAGTTGGGCAGGCTGCTGATGCAGGGGTCCTTCAGCGTGTGGACGGAACACAAGAAAGGTCACGCTAAGGTCAAGGACCTGGCCCGCTTCAAGCCCATGCAGAGACACCTGTTCCTGCATGAAAAAGCCCTGCTCTTCTGTAAGAGACGGGAGGAGAATGGGGAAGGTTACGAGAAAGCCCCGTCCTACAGCTTTAAACACTCCCTCAAC ATGAGTGCGGTGGGCATCACAGAGAGCGCCAAGGGTGACAACAAGAAGTTTGAGATCTGGTGTAATTCCAGAGAGGAGGTGTTTATCGTCCAGGCTGCGACACCTGAGATCAAAACATCTTGGTTGAACGAGATCAGGAAGGTTCTGACTGGCCAGCTGAAGGCTTGCAGGG AATCTAGTCAAAAGAAGGCGTCAGACACAATGTCTCCCAGTCCAACCAGCAACAGCCCACCTATCTGTCTCAG TCCATTTAGGAACTGTCAGAAGAGCGtgaagaagggagaagagaagaagacagaTGCTGTCAACTCTGACCCcaactccccctcctccccaaaACACAAAG AGGAGACCGTCACCAGTCCCACCACTGACAGGGCATCAGTGGCTAAAAAGCGTTTTACCCTTCAAGGCTTCAGCAATCTGAAGAGTCAGAAAG GATCCCCCCTTAGCCCTGACCATAAGGCCAAAAGCCACGAGATTAAGAGTGACCCAACTCCCTTTGGGTGTAGAG GTTGGAACAAGGCCTCTTTCTCAATGGACGTGCCAGAAGTGCATGATGGGTACTCCAGCGCCGAGGACCCCATGAACTCTGACCCTGAGGATGAGGGAGGCAGGAAGCTG GCTGTCGGCGACAGGTTCACAGTGGTGGCGGACTAtgagaaggagaaaggagggcCTCAGGACCTGTCAGTAAAGAGTGGAGACATGGTGCAGCTCATTAAAGAGGGAGATGACGGACAGTGGTTTGTTAGAAACTTGGGGAGCAACAAAGATGGCTGGGTAGCAGCAGCCAACCTTCTCACCCTCATCACAGAGTCCAAGTCCTCGCAGTCCCTCTGCAGCTCAG aggGCAGTGTAACTGGCAACCTCAACACCTCCTCCAGCTGCAGTGAAACCTACACAAGTTTCTCTGACATCAAGCCCTAA
- the LOC118363201 gene encoding guanine nucleotide exchange factor DBS-like isoform X2 encodes MQQESDRLFAADIDPDLRKRFAFLSGGRAENGSPIIVFPEFPAFDELQEEEFHNVLTYLTSVPSVTASGVGFILVIDRRQDRWTAVKGTLLRIAGSFPVHLQLVLVLRPSTLFQRTLSDIFFKFNRDEFKMKVVMLSSVTELHAYIDRTQLPQELGGTQDYCHDTWISHRTAIEAFALMVKTTAQTLQSFGTELAETELPNDAQATSNLLATHTEKKGQMKEDLCVALGQGGRLLESINEPLQREPDYTMNQDELENLATVQRLLGQLDETETAFDDFWERHQTKLEQCLQLRHFEYYFREVRAQLDVVSERVEAFSEVGISPAHAEHILRELNSQEEKACDVLDWALSLAAEGDGLIESAHYAEDSILPKCSELRAVCDEVTSFLKTKKVLLLRAMELHHCLEKASRWCEEGIYLLASQPVDRCQSQDGAEAALQELEKYLDTAAQHQITDLNAIWRDYDSILNPELREQVEKVFQKQVSMQEMFEKRRVSLKKLAAKQTRPVQPVAPRPEAIIKFPMSPPAHRSQETRNAEDNILNVEHCRIVEVQVQNGGSRHGSLSEEEENLAVLRRHVMNELLETERAYVEELLCVLQGYAAEMDNPAMAHLLPSALLNRKDVLFGNMPEIYQFHKRTFLRELETYTDVPELVGRCFLERMGDLQIYEKYCQNKPRSESLWRQCSDCAFFQECQRKLEHKLGLDSYLLKPVQRITKYQLILKELLKYSKGCEGSEDLQEALSSILGILKAVNDSMHLIAITGYEGSLTELGRLLMQGSFSVWTEHKKGHAKVKDLARFKPMQRHLFLHEKALLFCKRREENGEGYEKAPSYSFKHSLNMSAVGITESAKGDNKKFEIWCNSREEVFIVQAATPEIKTSWLNEIRKVLTGQLKACRESSQKKASDTMSPSPTSNSPPICLSPFRNCQKSVKKGEEKKTDAVNSDPNSPSSPKHKEETVTSPTTDRASVAKKRFTLQGFSNLKSQKGSPLSPDHKAKSHEIKSDPTPFGCRGWNKASFSMDVPEVHDGYSSAEDPMNSDPEDEGGRKLAVGDRFTVVADYEKEKGGPQDLSVKSGDMVQLIKEGDDGQWFVRNLGSNKDGWVAAANLLTLITESKSSQSLCSSEGSVTGNLNTSSSCSETYTSFSDIKP; translated from the exons GGCTCATTCCCAGTGCATTTACAGCTGGTTCTGGTCTTGCGGCCCTCCACCTTATTCCAGCGGACGCTCTCCGACATCTTCTTCAAGTTCAACAGGGATGAGTTCAAGATGAAG GTGGTGATGCTGAGCTCTGTGACTGAGCTCCATGCCTACATCGACCGGACTCAGCTGCCCCAGGAGCTGGGAGGAACCCAGGATTACTGCCATGATACCTGGATCTCACACCGCACC GCTATCGAGGCCTTTGCTCTGATGGTGAAGACCACGGCTCAGACCCTGCAGTCGTTTGGGACGGAGCTGGCCGAGACCGAGCTACCCAACGACGCCCAGGCCACGTCCAACCTGCTGGCCACACACACCGAGAAGAAGGGACAGATGAAG gaGGACCTGTGTGTGGCCCTGGGCCAGGGGGGCCGGCTCCTGGAGAGCATCAACGAGCCCCTGCAGAGAGAACCCGACTATACAATGAACCAGGACGAGCTGGAAAACCTGGCCACCGTGCAGAG ACTGCTGGGCCAGCTggatgagacagagacagcgtTTGATGATTTCTGGGAGAGACACCAGACCAAGCTGGAACAGTGTCTGCAGCTCCGCCATTTTGAATACTACTTCCGTGAG GTGCGTGCCCAGCTGGATGTGGTGTCAGAGCGGGTAGAGGCGTTCTCGGAGGTTGGCATCAGTCCCGCCCATGCAGAACACATCCTACGAGAACTCAACAGCCAGGAGGAGAAAGCCTgc gatgtGTTGGACTGGGCTCTGTCCCTGGCCGCTGAGGGGGATGGGCTGATTGAGAGTGCTCACTATGCTGAGGACTCCATCCTGCCTAAGTGCAGTGAGCTGAGGGCCGTGTGTGATGAGGTCACCTCCTTCCTCAAGACAAAGAAGGTCCTCCTCCTGAGGGCCATGGAGCTGCACCACTGTCTGGAGAAG gCATCGAGGTGGTGTGAGGAAGGGATCTACCTCCTTGCCTCCCAGCCTGTAGATAGATGTCAGTCTCAGGACGGGGCGGAGGCCGCACTGCAGGAGCTGGAGAAGTACCTGGACACGGCCGCCCAACACCAGATCACCGACCTCAACGCCATCTGGAGGGACTATGACTCCATCCTCAATCCAGAGCTCAGG gaGCAGGTAGAGAAGGTGTTTCAAAAGCAGGTGTCCATGCAGGAGATGTTTGAGAAGAGGAGGGTCAGTCTGAAGAAGCTGGCAGCCAAACAGACACGGCCCGTCCAACCAGTGGCTCCCAGGCCTGAAGCCATCATCAAGTTCCCCATGTCCCCTCCTG CTCACAGGAGTCAAGAGACGAGGAATGCAGAGGACAACATCTTGAACGTAGAACACTGCAGAATAGTGGAGGTCCAGGTGCAGAACGGCGGCAGCAGACACGGCTCTctgtctgaggaggaggagaacctgGCTGTGCTCCGACG ACATGTAATGAACGAGCTGTTGGAGACTGAGAGGGCGTATGTAGAGGAGCTACTCTGTGTACTGCAG GGTTATGCTGCAGAGATGGACAACCCAGCCATGGCTCACCTCCTCCCCAGTGCGCTGCTCAACAGGAAGGATGTCCTGTTTGGCAACATGCCAGAGATCTACCAGTTCCACAAGAG gacaTTCCTCAGGGAGCTGGAGACCTACACAGACGTCCCTGAGCTGGTGGGACGCTGTTTCCTGGAGAGAATGGGCGACCTGCAGATCTATGAGAAGTACTGTCAGAACAAACCTCGCTCCGAGAGCTTGTGGAGACAGTGCTCCGACTGCGCCTTCTTCCAG GAGTGCCAGAGAAAGTTGGAACACAAACTGGGGTTGGACTCGTACCTCCTCAAGCCAGTCCAGAGGATAACCAAATACCAGCTGATACTGAAGGAGTTACTGAAGTACAGTAAGGGCTGTGAGGGTTCAGAGGACCTGCAGGAGGCGCTGTCCTCCATCCTGGGGATCCTGAAGGCCGTCAACGACTCCATGCACCTCATCGCCATCACAGGATATGAG GGGAGCCTGACGGAGTTGGGCAGGCTGCTGATGCAGGGGTCCTTCAGCGTGTGGACGGAACACAAGAAAGGTCACGCTAAGGTCAAGGACCTGGCCCGCTTCAAGCCCATGCAGAGACACCTGTTCCTGCATGAAAAAGCCCTGCTCTTCTGTAAGAGACGGGAGGAGAATGGGGAAGGTTACGAGAAAGCCCCGTCCTACAGCTTTAAACACTCCCTCAAC ATGAGTGCGGTGGGCATCACAGAGAGCGCCAAGGGTGACAACAAGAAGTTTGAGATCTGGTGTAATTCCAGAGAGGAGGTGTTTATCGTCCAGGCTGCGACACCTGAGATCAAAACATCTTGGTTGAACGAGATCAGGAAGGTTCTGACTGGCCAGCTGAAGGCTTGCAGGG AATCTAGTCAAAAGAAGGCGTCAGACACAATGTCTCCCAGTCCAACCAGCAACAGCCCACCTATCTGTCTCAG TCCATTTAGGAACTGTCAGAAGAGCGtgaagaagggagaagagaagaagacagaTGCTGTCAACTCTGACCCcaactccccctcctccccaaaACACAAAG AGGAGACCGTCACCAGTCCCACCACTGACAGGGCATCAGTGGCTAAAAAGCGTTTTACCCTTCAAGGCTTCAGCAATCTGAAGAGTCAGAAAG GATCCCCCCTTAGCCCTGACCATAAGGCCAAAAGCCACGAGATTAAGAGTGACCCAACTCCCTTTGGGTGTAGAG GTTGGAACAAGGCCTCTTTCTCAATGGACGTGCCAGAAGTGCATGATGGGTACTCCAGCGCCGAGGACCCCATGAACTCTGACCCTGAGGATGAGGGAGGCAGGAAGCTG GCTGTCGGCGACAGGTTCACAGTGGTGGCGGACTAtgagaaggagaaaggagggcCTCAGGACCTGTCAGTAAAGAGTGGAGACATGGTGCAGCTCATTAAAGAGGGAGATGACGGACAGTGGTTTGTTAGAAACTTGGGGAGCAACAAAGATGGCTGGGTAGCAGCAGCCAACCTTCTCACCCTCATCACAGAGTCCAAGTCCTCGCAGTCCCTCTGCAGCTCAG aggGCAGTGTAACTGGCAACCTCAACACCTCCTCCAGCTGCAGTGAAACCTACACAAGTTTCTCTGACATCAAGCCCTAA